One window of Arcobacter cloacae genomic DNA carries:
- a CDS encoding ParB/RepB/Spo0J family partition protein: MAKAKPQRTTSIDSTIEQLKTEQEIVLKNSTEILLVDIEKIHELKLKNDIFMHNRISYSKSKLLELAENIEKLSKENAGILGTGILNAVMLRNNNGTLERIHGDNRIKALKLNGAKVVPAIILENVSDELARFMRSSENLNREDLNAYDETLSILEHIQLACNFDDIESVKSFINKIKNFQAGKTTLNENEKILHKQVSEVFERVGRFDIITFVDRLSVLKLHSLIKQALVDEIISYTQAKVIKSKLTDETEIKKIIDVLKNKKLSVNELKNYIENMKTSKEPINTTLDIYENVNKLSKTLSKKKYLSLQNEDKIYIDKKLKEIEDIYSDIKKKLK, translated from the coding sequence ATGGCAAAAGCAAAACCTCAAAGAACTACATCTATTGATAGCACAATTGAACAACTAAAAACTGAACAAGAAATAGTTCTAAAAAATTCTACAGAAATTTTATTAGTTGATATTGAAAAAATACATGAACTAAAATTAAAAAATGATATTTTTATGCATAATAGAATTTCTTACTCAAAATCAAAATTACTTGAACTAGCTGAAAATATTGAGAAATTATCAAAAGAAAATGCAGGAATATTAGGTACAGGAATTTTAAATGCTGTTATGTTAAGAAATAATAATGGAACATTAGAGAGAATTCATGGAGATAATAGAATAAAAGCTCTTAAATTAAATGGAGCAAAAGTTGTACCTGCAATAATTCTTGAAAATGTCTCTGATGAACTTGCAAGATTTATGAGATCTAGTGAAAATTTAAATAGAGAAGATTTAAATGCTTATGATGAAACACTATCTATATTAGAACATATCCAACTAGCTTGTAACTTTGATGATATAGAAAGTGTTAAAAGTTTTATAAATAAAATCAAAAATTTTCAAGCTGGTAAAACAACACTAAATGAAAATGAAAAAATTCTGCATAAACAAGTAAGTGAAGTTTTTGAAAGGGTAGGGCGTTTTGATATTATTACGTTTGTAGATAGATTGTCTGTTTTAAAATTACATTCATTGATAAAACAAGCATTAGTTGATGAAATAATTAGTTACACTCAAGCAAAAGTTATAAAATCAAAATTAACTGATGAAACTGAAATTAAAAAAATTATAGATGTTCTAAAAAACAAAAAATTATCAGTTAATGAATTGAAAAATTATATTGAAAATATGAAAACATCAAAAGAACCAATAAACACAACTTTAGATATTTATGAAAATGTAAATAAACTATCAAAAACTTTGTCAAAGAAAAAATATTTATCTTTACAAAATGAAGATAAAATATATATTGATAAAAAATTAAAAGAAATAGAAGATATATACTCTGATATTAAAAAGAAATTAAAATAA
- a CDS encoding DnaB-like helicase C-terminal domain-containing protein, whose amino-acid sequence MDLSHSLSIERLVLSSIIFNPDEIYYVSTILEAEDFYLIAHQEIYKVMLELLKEDMPIDEDFIRKRLNNKEISDEILINILSANPITNIEAYCIEIKEDSKVRKIQELSKKIPRYISENSKSEDILFQVQKDIEIIENKTITNAISTDELISQVIKDMEDALNKGSKILGQSSGLKALDGIIGAFEDGDLIVIAARPSIGKTSLISAITIQALMDKNGVLIESLEMPAKKIMTRLIAAKSEEGLSDLKKGLVRNKNRFKESIEFFTSSNLIIHDKSYPTLTELQNRIKTVLRKNPNIKNVFVDHTGKIQLLGKTREDIEIGQISAMLKKIARDYNIRVFLLQQLNRSLESRDNKRPILSDLKNSGNIEEDADIVLGLYRDSYYKKDKKKDFNEFNLNSIEDAEIIVLKNRDGRLGTAKVSFESKCTRFIDKKEEEPLIVEFE is encoded by the coding sequence TTGGATTTAAGTCATTCATTGAGTATAGAAAGGTTAGTTTTAAGTTCTATCATATTTAATCCTGATGAAATATATTATGTATCAACAATCTTAGAAGCAGAGGATTTTTATTTAATCGCTCATCAAGAAATTTATAAAGTTATGCTTGAATTATTGAAAGAAGATATGCCTATTGATGAAGATTTTATTAGAAAAAGATTAAATAACAAAGAAATAAGCGATGAAATACTGATTAATATTTTATCTGCTAATCCAATAACAAATATAGAAGCTTATTGTATAGAGATAAAAGAAGATTCAAAAGTAAGAAAAATCCAAGAATTATCAAAGAAAATTCCTAGATATATCTCAGAAAATAGTAAAAGTGAGGATATTTTATTTCAAGTACAAAAAGATATTGAAATAATAGAGAATAAAACTATTACAAATGCAATTTCTACCGATGAATTGATTTCTCAAGTAATAAAAGATATGGAAGATGCACTTAACAAAGGAAGTAAAATTTTAGGACAATCTTCTGGATTAAAAGCTCTTGATGGAATTATAGGAGCCTTTGAAGATGGAGATTTAATAGTTATAGCCGCAAGACCTTCTATAGGGAAAACAAGTCTAATATCAGCTATAACCATACAAGCATTAATGGATAAAAATGGCGTTTTAATTGAATCGTTAGAAATGCCTGCAAAAAAGATTATGACAAGATTAATCGCTGCTAAATCAGAAGAGGGCTTAAGTGATTTAAAAAAAGGTTTAGTTAGAAATAAAAATAGATTTAAAGAAAGCATAGAATTTTTCACATCTTCAAATTTAATAATTCATGATAAATCTTATCCCACTTTGACAGAGTTACAAAATAGAATAAAAACAGTTTTAAGAAAAAATCCAAATATTAAAAATGTTTTTGTTGATCATACGGGGAAAATTCAATTATTAGGTAAAACAAGAGAAGATATAGAAATAGGGCAAATTTCTGCAATGTTGAAAAAAATAGCAAGAGATTATAATATAAGAGTATTTTTACTACAACAATTAAATAGAAGTCTTGAATCAAGGGATAATAAGAGACCAATTTTAAGTGATTTGAAGAATTCTGGAAATATAGAAGAAGATGCGGATATAGTTCTTGGGTTATATAGAGATTCTTATTATAAAAAAGATAAGAAAAAAGATTTCAATGAATTTAATTTGAATTCTATTGAAGATGCGGAGATTATAGTACTTAAAAACAGAGATGGAAGATTAGGAACAGCAAAAGTCTCTTTTGAGAGTAAATGTACTAGATTTATAGATAAAAAAGAGGAAGAACCTTTAATTGTTGAATTCGAATAG
- a CDS encoding ParA family protein — MDKTYFGDVHGVTVQKGGVGKSTFSQAIAYSYANQGLKTALVDLDPQATLTGAFFGYTYGAFTQNEENGVVEYDVSNITNIFRKKEVSPITITTTKYLDNPNRGKMLQPHYLEESMEIDFFPSNYQLLAVTESDDFKREEKINIFVEFINSLKSKYDKIIIDAPPSFGIITTAILKCSKSILIPIPTKNVDTDGMVGFFRTLDKIYISEDLSNLRKIVLIPNMFDKRVSDSKETLAEIKRIPTLLHETKNLRDLSCKVMDSFPQKSCVQEAPSLKYFLVPYIMDFQRSQNQDLILKIDNIASELSTIK, encoded by the coding sequence ATGGATAAAACATACTTTGGTGATGTTCATGGTGTTACTGTACAAAAAGGTGGTGTTGGAAAATCAACTTTCTCTCAAGCAATAGCTTATTCTTATGCAAATCAAGGATTAAAAACTGCATTAGTTGACTTAGATCCCCAAGCTACTTTAACAGGTGCTTTTTTTGGTTATACATATGGAGCTTTCACACAAAATGAAGAAAATGGTGTTGTTGAATATGATGTTAGTAATATTACTAATATATTCAGAAAAAAAGAAGTTAGTCCTATTACAATAACTACAACTAAATATTTAGACAATCCAAATAGAGGTAAAATGCTTCAACCTCACTATCTTGAAGAATCAATGGAAATTGATTTTTTTCCATCAAATTATCAACTTCTTGCTGTTACAGAATCTGATGATTTTAAAAGAGAAGAAAAAATAAATATTTTTGTAGAATTTATTAATTCATTAAAATCTAAATACGACAAAATTATAATTGATGCCCCACCCTCTTTTGGAATAATTACAACTGCAATATTAAAATGCTCAAAATCTATTTTAATTCCTATTCCAACAAAAAATGTAGATACAGATGGAATGGTTGGTTTTTTCAGAACTCTTGATAAAATCTATATAAGTGAAGATTTGTCTAATCTTAGAAAAATTGTATTAATTCCAAATATGTTTGATAAAAGGGTTAGTGACTCAAAAGAAACATTAGCAGAAATTAAAAGAATCCCTACCCTACTTCATGAAACAAAGAATTTAAGAGATCTTTCTTGTAAAGTTATGGATTCATTTCCTCAAAAATCTTGTGTTCAAGAAGCTCCTAGTTTAAAATATTTTTTAGTTCCTTACATAATGGATTTTCAAAGATCTCAAAACCAAGATCTAATTCTAAAAATAGATAATATAGCATCAGAATTATCTACAATAAAATGA
- a CDS encoding replication initiation protein, whose protein sequence is MAQKNMNTKQQLLIEEQKKLFKNRKVVQLNKFIKGDVSAFSVNDLKIFKLIISKVDSKDSLFKDFYEITTDEIKALNINEKHLYNETRKTLKRLANIYITFDEGDSIREVGLIRNDFKFEKYTKKILINFNDDMGEYLINLKKNFFMYDLIDIVNFKFKHTIKFYEYIKSQSLNVIKLKIDTIKEILDLRNKYSRYTNFRTDVLEVIIEEINECSNTLFISYSEERVGPKVEYIIFHVKRIKSDLLLESTVIQGKNKYDYLIKKECEYLNKFHTLEKVDLDNNLIVLKEVSTENFTNIIKDDITGLEELLKILFKDDFVEEERKEQDEIQRLLSVKDFKKFKDQVISQYQGKDLANNMPGFDSDEIVAIQEDTGYLVTKSNNQVITKEESLVIWKHLYKNRDLVGKVTIKNPITDYMNKILYINKNNSFGEKEICKYMISDIKEELDDSGNLKYRVYIQDIQDPLQDVEKSKSLLTIEQLELFVRENSKVKE, encoded by the coding sequence ATGGCTCAAAAAAATATGAATACAAAGCAACAATTATTGATTGAAGAACAAAAAAAATTGTTTAAAAATAGAAAAGTTGTTCAGCTAAATAAGTTCATAAAGGGAGATGTATCAGCATTTAGTGTTAATGATTTGAAAATTTTTAAATTGATTATTTCTAAAGTTGATAGTAAAGATTCTTTATTTAAAGATTTTTACGAAATTACTACAGATGAGATAAAAGCATTAAATATTAACGAAAAACATTTATATAATGAAACAAGAAAGACGTTAAAAAGACTTGCAAATATTTATATTACTTTTGATGAAGGTGATTCAATAAGAGAAGTAGGGCTTATTAGAAATGACTTTAAATTTGAGAAATATACAAAAAAGATTTTAATAAATTTTAATGACGATATGGGAGAGTATCTAATAAATTTAAAGAAAAACTTTTTTATGTATGATTTAATAGATATTGTAAACTTTAAATTTAAACATACAATTAAGTTTTATGAATATATAAAATCACAATCGTTAAATGTAATAAAATTAAAAATAGACACAATTAAAGAGATATTAGATTTAAGAAATAAATATTCAAGATATACAAATTTTAGAACAGATGTACTTGAAGTAATAATTGAAGAGATTAATGAATGTTCAAATACTTTGTTTATTTCTTATTCTGAGGAAAGAGTAGGTCCAAAAGTAGAATATATAATATTTCATGTAAAAAGAATTAAAAGTGATTTACTACTTGAATCAACTGTTATACAAGGTAAAAATAAGTATGACTATCTAATCAAAAAAGAGTGTGAATATTTAAATAAATTCCATACTTTAGAAAAAGTTGATTTAGATAATAATTTAATAGTTTTAAAAGAAGTTTCAACTGAGAATTTTACAAATATAATCAAAGATGATATTACAGGTTTAGAAGAATTATTGAAAATACTTTTTAAAGATGATTTTGTAGAAGAAGAAAGAAAAGAACAAGATGAAATACAAAGACTTTTATCTGTTAAAGATTTTAAGAAATTCAAAGATCAAGTAATTAGTCAATATCAAGGTAAAGATTTGGCTAATAATATGCCTGGATTTGATAGTGATGAAATAGTAGCTATCCAAGAAGATACAGGATATTTAGTAACGAAATCTAACAATCAGGTAATAACGAAAGAAGAGAGTTTAGTTATTTGGAAACATTTATATAAAAATAGAGATTTAGTAGGAAAAGTAACTATAAAAAATCCTATAACAGATTATATGAATAAAATATTATATATAAATAAAAATAACTCTTTTGGAGAGAAAGAGATTTGTAAATATATGATATCTGATATAAAAGAAGAGTTAGATGATAGTGGTAATTTAAAATATAGAGTTTACATACAAGATATACAAGATCCACTTCAAGATGTAGAAAAATCAAAGTCTCTTTTAACAATTGAACAATTAGAACTGTTTGTTAGAGAAAATAGTAAAGTAAAAGAGTAA